From the genome of Sulfurovum sp. NBC37-1, one region includes:
- a CDS encoding glycosyltransferase family 2 protein, translating to MDISIVIIVKDGVKTMEKCLKALAAFDDVVVFDNGSTDGTQGICRAFSNVNLVEGEFIGFGPTKRLASTYAKHDWILSLDSDEIVTNTFVNTLRSKSLDKDTVYSIKRVNYYKDIEIKHGWSNDILPRLYNRTKTNISEKMVHEGVVTDNMKVEYLNISLKHLRYTSISEFIIKADRYSTLFAEQNVGKRDSSPLKAIGSSSFTFIRKYFFKLGFLDGYPGLIMAYSNMIENFYKYMKLYEKNEELEK from the coding sequence ATGGATATAAGTATAGTAATCATTGTAAAGGACGGCGTAAAAACCATGGAAAAATGTCTGAAGGCTCTTGCAGCATTTGATGATGTGGTAGTGTTCGATAACGGTTCTACAGACGGTACACAGGGGATTTGTCGTGCATTTTCAAACGTAAATCTTGTAGAAGGTGAATTTATAGGGTTTGGACCAACCAAAAGGCTTGCTTCGACCTATGCAAAACATGACTGGATACTTTCTCTTGATAGTGATGAGATTGTCACAAACACATTTGTTAATACGTTGAGGTCAAAAAGCCTGGATAAAGATACTGTCTATTCGATAAAGCGGGTCAACTATTATAAAGACATTGAGATTAAGCATGGCTGGAGCAATGATATCCTTCCGAGGCTCTACAACAGAACGAAAACCAATATCAGTGAAAAAATGGTGCATGAGGGGGTCGTTACTGATAATATGAAAGTGGAATATCTGAATATTTCGCTGAAACATCTCAGATATACGTCCATATCGGAATTCATCATTAAAGCTGACCGTTATTCTACACTTTTTGCTGAACAAAATGTTGGGAAAAGAGATTCCTCACCACTGAAAGCTATAGGAAGTTCAAGTTTTACATTTATTCGAAAATATTTTTTCAAACTGGGATTTCTTGACGGTTATCCCGGCTTGATTATGGCTTATTCGAATATGATAGAGAATTTTTACAAATATATGAAACTGTATGAAAAGAACGAAGAACTTGAAAAATAA
- a CDS encoding O-antigen ligase family protein, with translation MKIGLNGKILYLYWIAIFAIALNVKKDNIPSVITAFVLGMVVSEVLSYGMFFELWTIKGHGKEYPSPFMMHIDYSIFLAFTAIILLNRILSKRYTPKEKIALLFFFITITGNLFINEGRTGQLAFLVGIFATVFIHYRINFRSIIAALVLIVVIFTGAYTLSDKFQTRVQAAQHDITKIEKGQFTSSWGMRVAMYIVAADIIKDHPLIGVGVGDFRDAATEALKKNNHNFNKKVVQFIPKYHFHSQYLNVLVQNGFIGFFLLLMVFYQFTRLSISDPELKELSLLIVIMFLIGFIPEPLLMKQFTNTLFILFAGLFLGASLPQRTPSGT, from the coding sequence ATGAAAATCGGCCTGAATGGCAAGATTCTTTATCTCTACTGGATCGCCATATTCGCCATTGCACTTAATGTCAAAAAAGACAATATCCCGTCCGTCATCACTGCATTTGTACTGGGAATGGTCGTCAGTGAAGTACTCTCTTATGGTATGTTTTTTGAATTGTGGACAATAAAAGGTCATGGCAAAGAGTATCCTTCTCCATTTATGATGCATATCGACTATAGTATTTTTCTTGCATTTACCGCCATAATTCTTCTAAACCGTATACTATCAAAACGTTATACACCCAAAGAGAAAATAGCTCTTTTGTTTTTCTTTATTACAATCACCGGTAATCTGTTCATTAATGAGGGGAGAACCGGTCAACTTGCATTTCTAGTAGGTATATTCGCAACAGTGTTCATTCATTACAGAATCAATTTTAGGTCCATCATTGCAGCATTGGTTCTGATCGTCGTTATCTTTACTGGTGCATATACTCTGAGTGACAAATTCCAGACACGTGTACAGGCTGCCCAGCATGATATTACTAAAATCGAAAAGGGACAATTCACATCAAGCTGGGGTATGCGAGTTGCCATGTACATTGTGGCAGCGGATATCATTAAAGACCATCCATTAATCGGTGTTGGTGTTGGAGACTTTAGAGATGCCGCAACAGAAGCTCTAAAAAAGAATAATCACAACTTTAATAAAAAAGTCGTTCAGTTCATACCAAAATACCATTTTCACAGTCAGTACCTGAATGTCCTGGTACAAAATGGATTTATCGGATTCTTCCTGCTGCTTATGGTCTTTTATCAATTTACAAGGCTATCCATTTCAGATCCTGAGCTCAAGGAGCTAAGCCTGCTGATCGTTATTATGTTCCTGATCGGGTTCATACCGGAACCGCTTCTGATGAAGCAGTTCACCAACACGCTTTTTATTCTGTTCGCAGGCCTCTTCCTGGGTGCTTCCCTTCCACAAAGAACTCCTTCCGGAACTTGA
- a CDS encoding lysophospholipid acyltransferase family protein, with protein sequence MGETAAYLSVRGLIAITALLPTSWVYSLMKAVALVFYYLSRSRREITKQNLAAAFPNKSRKEIEILAKEVYVELSKTVSEIFLMLSNRFPIDDAIINKEEALVKLASLKQLYPTGWIMITAHFSNWELLAQFLGKHDYSMVVIGREGDNKKIDSKITTPFRERFNNRSVHKRKAAVTIMKTLKKGGIVGILIDQKVMEHEGIKVKFFGRDVYATPLVATMKNKLDIQVIPMFLPRVSNGKYELLVGDPVEADDDIASMTQAYNDEMEKIIRKYPAQWFWMHNRWKV encoded by the coding sequence ATGGGTGAGACTGCCGCTTACCTATCCGTAAGAGGGCTTATCGCCATTACGGCACTGCTACCAACATCATGGGTATATAGCCTGATGAAAGCTGTTGCACTTGTATTTTACTATCTCTCAAGGTCCCGCAGGGAGATCACAAAACAAAATCTTGCCGCTGCATTTCCCAATAAGAGCAGGAAAGAGATAGAAATTCTGGCAAAAGAGGTTTATGTCGAACTTTCAAAGACCGTCAGTGAGATCTTTCTGATGCTTTCGAACCGTTTTCCTATCGATGATGCGATCATCAATAAAGAAGAAGCCCTTGTAAAACTGGCTTCCTTGAAGCAGCTGTATCCTACAGGTTGGATCATGATCACGGCCCATTTCTCGAACTGGGAACTGCTGGCACAATTCCTGGGAAAACATGACTATTCGATGGTCGTTATTGGAAGAGAAGGGGACAACAAAAAGATTGACAGTAAGATCACCACTCCTTTCAGAGAACGTTTCAACAACAGATCCGTGCATAAAAGAAAAGCGGCGGTTACCATTATGAAAACCCTGAAAAAAGGGGGAATTGTCGGTATTCTGATCGATCAGAAGGTCATGGAGCATGAAGGTATAAAGGTCAAGTTCTTTGGCAGAGATGTCTACGCAACACCACTGGTCGCTACGATGAAAAACAAGCTGGATATACAGGTTATCCCTATGTTCCTACCTCGTGTCTCCAACGGTAAATATGAATTGCTCGTTGGAGACCCTGTGGAAGCAGATGATGATATTGCGTCTATGACGCAGGCATACAATGACGAAATGGAAAAGATCATCAGAAAGTATCCTGCACAGTGGTTCTGGATGCATAACAGGTGGAAGGTATGA
- a CDS encoding ABC transporter ATP-binding protein gives MKQLIKYFLPYMLNYKREFIFAIIGMIAVAVGTTLTAQLLKPVLDDIFINKDQEMLKLIPFAIVGVFMLKSAGRFVQTYYTVYIGDDIVRKLRDRLARHLMYQDIEYLNKMRSGELLSRVTNDINRIQTVVSSMIPTLMVKSMLIVTLTAYVIYQSPKLAFYFLVVMPLALLPLQILARKMKKYSKRSQESNSDLTSRLTEIFNNIEVIKSSSSQEYEFERFSKENMNFFQLAIKQMKINALVGPSLEVFGSVAIAVAIYVGALQVIHNEITVGTFFAFVTALFMLYDPIKVLSNVHNMIQDAVAAMERMNELFESRPTIVSGDKVLEHVEKVVFDEVSLVYGDKKALDEINLEANKGKVYALVGDSGAGKSSFVNLLVRFYEPTSGELKINDLNIAKYTLDSLHKKIAYVTQRIYIFQDTVLANVAYGSSVNEEQAIAALRKAQAWDFVKEMEEGIHTPLDEFGVNLSGGQRQRIALARALYKSPEILILDEATSALDNKSEKAIQKALEGIKNEMITFIVAHRLSTVENADTLLLFEEGRIIDRGSYSELLSRSEAFRRLANKGEA, from the coding sequence ATGAAACAACTTATAAAATACTTTCTACCCTATATGCTCAATTACAAAAGAGAGTTTATCTTTGCTATCATTGGTATGATTGCAGTGGCAGTAGGTACGACACTTACGGCCCAGCTTTTAAAACCTGTACTGGATGATATCTTCATCAACAAGGACCAGGAGATGCTGAAACTGATCCCTTTTGCAATCGTCGGTGTCTTCATGCTGAAATCCGCAGGGCGTTTCGTGCAGACCTACTATACGGTCTATATCGGGGATGATATCGTCCGGAAACTCCGTGACAGACTGGCCCGTCACCTGATGTATCAGGATATTGAGTACCTTAACAAAATGCGCAGTGGAGAGCTGCTGAGCCGTGTCACGAACGACATCAACCGTATACAAACTGTTGTTTCTTCCATGATCCCGACATTGATGGTCAAATCGATGCTGATCGTTACGCTTACTGCCTATGTTATTTACCAGAGTCCGAAACTGGCATTCTATTTTTTGGTGGTCATGCCGCTGGCACTTCTGCCGCTTCAGATCCTGGCACGCAAGATGAAAAAGTACTCCAAACGTTCACAGGAGAGCAATTCCGACCTGACCTCCCGCCTGACTGAGATCTTCAACAATATCGAAGTGATAAAATCTAGTTCTTCCCAGGAGTATGAATTTGAACGTTTCTCCAAAGAAAATATGAATTTCTTCCAACTGGCGATCAAGCAGATGAAGATCAATGCGCTCGTTGGCCCCTCCCTTGAAGTTTTCGGTTCCGTGGCCATTGCGGTTGCCATCTATGTCGGTGCACTTCAGGTAATCCATAACGAGATCACAGTAGGGACCTTTTTCGCTTTTGTAACGGCACTTTTCATGCTTTACGATCCCATAAAAGTACTCTCCAATGTACATAACATGATACAGGATGCAGTCGCGGCGATGGAAAGAATGAACGAATTGTTTGAAAGCAGACCGACGATCGTATCAGGAGACAAGGTCCTGGAACATGTCGAAAAAGTGGTATTTGACGAAGTTTCACTGGTCTATGGTGATAAAAAGGCACTGGATGAAATAAACCTTGAAGCAAACAAAGGAAAAGTCTATGCTCTGGTGGGGGATAGCGGAGCGGGGAAGAGCAGTTTTGTGAATCTGCTTGTTCGTTTCTATGAACCGACTTCGGGAGAACTGAAGATCAATGATCTGAATATTGCCAAATACACGCTTGATTCCCTGCATAAAAAGATCGCCTATGTGACACAGCGTATCTATATTTTCCAGGACACGGTGCTTGCCAATGTCGCGTATGGAAGCTCGGTCAATGAAGAGCAGGCTATTGCTGCATTGAGAAAAGCACAGGCATGGGACTTTGTCAAAGAGATGGAAGAGGGGATACATACACCGCTTGACGAATTCGGTGTCAACCTGAGCGGTGGTCAGCGGCAGCGTATCGCCTTGGCGAGGGCGCTCTACAAATCACCGGAGATACTCATACTCGACGAGGCAACCTCTGCGCTGGACAATAAAAGTGAGAAAGCTATTCAGAAGGCGCTTGAAGGGATCAAAAATGAAATGATCACCTTTATTGTGGCGCACAGGCTCAGTACGGTGGAAAATGCCGATACGCTCCTACTTTTTGAAGAAGGCAGGATCATTGACAGGGGAAGTTACAGTGAATTGCTGTCCCGTTCTGAAGCGTTTAGAAGACTGGCGAATAAGGGCGAAGCGTAG